In Flavobacterium sp. N3904, one DNA window encodes the following:
- a CDS encoding GYDIA family GHMP kinase: MKKTFYSNGKLLITGEYLVLDGAKALALPTKFGQNLIVEKSSNQEIKWTSYDADESVWFDEIISYSAIKKNPALEKESVKTTLITILHEAYLLNPKPIDSSEGYTVSTQLTFPRKWGLGTSSTLINNIAQWFEINAFELLKNSFGGSGYDIACAQNDFPIVYHLEQGKPIVDKVHFEPSFSKSLYFVYLNQKQSSKNAIASYKEKKNNLKTQKEAINQITETVLEAKNIDVFSKVLQNHEKQLSSILETKTVKEILFPDFNGTIKSLGAWGGDFVLAISEDDPKPYFISKGYETIIPYNEMIL; the protein is encoded by the coding sequence TTGAAAAAAACATTTTACAGCAACGGAAAACTATTAATCACCGGAGAATATTTAGTTCTTGATGGCGCAAAAGCATTGGCATTGCCAACAAAATTTGGGCAAAACTTAATTGTAGAAAAAAGCTCCAATCAAGAAATAAAATGGACCAGTTATGATGCCGATGAAAGCGTTTGGTTTGATGAAATAATTTCATATTCAGCAATAAAAAAGAATCCAGCTCTTGAAAAAGAATCCGTAAAAACTACATTGATTACTATTTTGCACGAAGCTTATCTATTAAATCCGAAACCAATAGATTCTTCGGAAGGTTACACTGTTTCAACCCAATTGACCTTTCCGAGAAAATGGGGATTAGGCACCTCTTCAACCTTAATTAATAATATTGCTCAATGGTTCGAAATAAATGCCTTTGAGCTGCTTAAAAATAGCTTTGGAGGCAGTGGCTACGATATTGCCTGTGCGCAAAATGACTTTCCAATCGTTTATCATTTAGAACAAGGAAAACCTATTGTCGATAAAGTACATTTCGAACCTAGTTTTTCAAAAAGCCTATACTTTGTTTATCTCAATCAAAAACAAAGTAGTAAAAATGCTATTGCTTCGTATAAAGAGAAAAAAAATAATTTGAAAACCCAAAAAGAAGCTATAAACCAAATAACAGAAACCGTTTTAGAAGCAAAAAATATAGATGTTTTTTCTAAAGTACTTCAAAATCATGAAAAGCAACTAAGTTCAATTCTGGAAACCAAAACCGTTAAAGAAATATTATTTCCAGATTTTAATGGAACGATAAAAAGTCTTGGTGCTTGGGGAGGCGATTTTGTTTTAGCTATCTCTGAAGATGACCCCAAACCTTATTTCATTTCAAAAGGATATGAAACAATAATTCCATATAATGAAATGATTTTATAA
- a CDS encoding hydroxymethylglutaryl-CoA reductase, degradative: MNNAVAGFSKLSKEEKINWIANHYFSTPNEAIALLKNYWNSDEKIQKLHDEFIENTISNFYIPLGVAPNFLINGKYSTIPMAIEESSVVAAAAKAAKFWSTRGGFKATVLDTEKIGQVHFIFKGDKSKLVLFFAQYKTTFFEDTESITKNMQKRDGGILDIVLKDKTNLIPNYYQLHATFETKDSMGANFINSCLEQFAKTLKEKALVYDLFSKEEKAIEVVMSILSNYVPNCIVRAEVSCPVEDLVEKHIENPQEFAEKFIQAVQIAEVEPFRAVTHNKGIMNGIDAVVLATGNDFRAVEAGIHAYASRKGQYSSLSHAKIENGIFSFWLEVPLALGTVGGLTSLHPLVKLSLEMLEKPSAIELMQFVAVAGLAQNFAALRSLTTTGIQDGHMKMHLNNILNQFEANDEERVLIKKHFKHHIVSHSAVVDFIEQLRK, from the coding sequence ATGAACAACGCTGTTGCTGGATTTTCTAAATTATCCAAAGAAGAAAAAATAAACTGGATTGCCAATCACTATTTTTCAACTCCAAATGAAGCAATTGCATTACTTAAAAACTATTGGAATTCTGACGAGAAAATTCAAAAACTTCACGATGAATTTATAGAAAACACCATTTCAAATTTTTATATTCCGTTGGGCGTTGCTCCCAATTTCCTGATTAATGGCAAGTATAGCACAATACCAATGGCAATTGAAGAAAGTTCTGTGGTTGCCGCTGCCGCAAAAGCTGCTAAATTTTGGTCAACTCGCGGTGGTTTTAAAGCCACTGTACTTGATACTGAAAAAATAGGCCAAGTTCATTTTATTTTTAAAGGTGACAAATCCAAATTGGTTCTGTTTTTTGCACAATATAAAACTACTTTTTTTGAAGACACTGAAAGCATTACAAAAAATATGCAAAAAAGAGACGGAGGAATATTGGATATTGTTTTAAAGGACAAAACCAATCTAATCCCAAATTACTATCAACTGCACGCTACTTTTGAAACCAAAGATAGCATGGGAGCCAATTTTATAAATTCTTGTTTGGAGCAGTTTGCCAAAACATTAAAGGAAAAAGCACTTGTTTATGATCTTTTTTCGAAAGAAGAAAAAGCTATCGAAGTTGTCATGAGCATTCTTTCCAATTATGTTCCCAATTGTATTGTTCGGGCCGAAGTTTCTTGTCCTGTTGAAGATCTGGTCGAAAAGCACATTGAGAACCCACAAGAATTTGCAGAAAAATTTATTCAAGCTGTTCAAATTGCAGAAGTAGAACCCTTTAGAGCGGTAACCCACAACAAAGGAATCATGAACGGAATAGATGCTGTTGTGCTTGCTACAGGTAATGATTTTCGAGCAGTTGAAGCAGGAATACATGCATATGCTTCAAGAAAAGGACAATACTCGAGTCTCTCTCATGCTAAAATAGAAAATGGAATTTTCAGTTTTTGGCTAGAAGTCCCACTGGCATTAGGAACTGTAGGCGGCTTGACTTCGCTGCATCCATTAGTAAAATTATCATTGGAAATGCTCGAAAAACCTTCTGCCATAGAATTAATGCAGTTTGTTGCTGTTGCGGGCTTGGCACAAAATTTTGCAGCATTGCGCTCCTTGACGACAACCGGAATTCAAGACGGTCACATGAAAATGCATTTGAACAATATTCTAAACCAGTTTGAAGCCAATGACGAAGAACGTGTTTTGATAAAAAAACATTTCAAACACCATATTGTTTCCCATAGTGCAGTAGTGGATTTTATTGAACAACTTAGAAAATAA
- a CDS encoding S9 family peptidase, with protein sequence MNSSKLTTLLLFLCFTVFGQQKITVDAIFTGAFRPKGMEELQSMKNTNQYTVLNFDRASKSMQIDLYDFATLKKVSTLIDTKDHKELPMIESYTFDAEEKLILLACNNNQIYRHSFTADYYLYNTTNKELTKLFDFQVQEPTFSPDGKKIAYGKENNLFVYDIASKQSIAITTDGKKNAIINGITDWVYEEEFAFVRAFDWSKDSKKIAFVRFDESEVPEFSMSIFQKDLYPTIETFKYPKAGEKNSLVSLHLYDVTTKAVKNVDLGKYNDFYIPRIEWTNDANVLCAKILNRHQDNLDLLFVDGTTGATKVILNETEKGYIDYIDTDNLTFLKDNSFIWTSEKDGFNHIYVYDKTGKLKNQVTKGNWEVTSYYGFDEKTNTVFYQSTENGSINRDVYRINLNGKNKVRLSQNTGTNGATFSPNFQFFINSFSSAIAPPTYTLNDSKDGKQIQVIVNNDALVEKLKAYNLPSKEFFVLKTDKGNELNAWMLKPKDFDASKKYPVFMYQYSGPGSQQVNNDWNGADDYWFMMLTQQGYIVACVDGRGTGFKGAEFKKMTQKELGKYEVEDQIDAAKVIGNYPYVDKSRIGIFGWSYGGFMASNCIFQGADVFKMAIAVAPVTNWRFYDSIYTERYMQTPQENASGYDNNSPINHVDKLKGKFLLIHGSGDDNVHVQNSMQMMEALIQANKQFDSQIYPDKNHGIYGGKTRIQLYTKMTNFIKENL encoded by the coding sequence ATGAATTCAAGCAAGCTTACTACGTTACTTTTGTTCTTGTGTTTTACTGTTTTTGGACAACAAAAAATAACTGTTGATGCCATTTTTACAGGCGCTTTTCGTCCCAAAGGAATGGAAGAGTTGCAGTCAATGAAAAATACCAATCAATATACGGTATTGAATTTTGATAGAGCTTCAAAAAGTATGCAAATCGATCTTTATGATTTTGCAACATTAAAAAAAGTGTCAACACTTATTGATACAAAAGACCACAAAGAGTTGCCAATGATTGAAAGTTATACTTTCGACGCTGAAGAAAAGCTGATTTTATTGGCTTGTAACAATAATCAAATCTATCGTCATTCCTTTACTGCCGATTATTATTTATACAATACCACAAACAAGGAACTTACCAAGTTATTTGATTTTCAGGTTCAGGAGCCAACCTTTTCGCCAGACGGCAAAAAGATTGCTTATGGAAAAGAAAATAATTTATTTGTGTATGATATTGCTTCAAAACAATCTATAGCCATTACTACTGATGGGAAAAAGAATGCAATAATTAATGGAATTACGGATTGGGTTTACGAAGAAGAATTTGCTTTTGTTAGAGCATTTGATTGGAGTAAAGACAGTAAAAAGATAGCCTTCGTCCGTTTTGATGAAAGCGAAGTTCCTGAATTCTCAATGTCTATTTTTCAAAAAGATTTGTATCCAACAATCGAGACATTCAAATATCCAAAAGCTGGAGAAAAAAACTCTCTTGTTTCTTTGCATTTATATGATGTAACTACTAAAGCGGTAAAAAATGTAGATTTAGGAAAATATAATGATTTTTATATTCCAAGAATAGAATGGACCAACGATGCAAACGTTTTGTGTGCCAAAATATTAAATCGCCATCAAGATAATTTGGATTTGTTGTTTGTTGATGGAACTACTGGAGCAACAAAAGTTATTTTGAACGAAACCGAAAAAGGATATATTGATTATATTGATACTGATAACTTAACGTTCTTAAAGGACAATAGCTTTATTTGGACCAGCGAAAAAGATGGTTTCAATCACATTTATGTTTATGATAAAACTGGAAAACTTAAAAATCAAGTTACCAAAGGAAACTGGGAAGTAACTTCCTATTATGGTTTTGACGAAAAAACAAATACTGTTTTTTATCAATCTACAGAGAATGGTTCAATCAACAGAGATGTGTATCGCATTAATTTGAATGGAAAAAACAAAGTGCGTTTGTCTCAAAATACAGGAACAAATGGCGCTACTTTTAGTCCTAATTTTCAGTTTTTCATCAATTCTTTTTCTAGTGCCATTGCACCACCAACCTACACTTTGAACGATTCGAAAGATGGGAAACAAATTCAGGTTATTGTAAATAATGATGCATTGGTAGAAAAGTTAAAAGCCTATAATTTGCCTTCAAAAGAGTTTTTTGTTTTAAAAACCGACAAAGGAAATGAATTAAACGCATGGATGTTGAAGCCTAAAGATTTTGACGCATCAAAAAAATATCCGGTTTTTATGTACCAATATTCTGGTCCGGGATCGCAACAAGTAAACAATGATTGGAATGGTGCCGATGATTATTGGTTTATGATGTTAACCCAACAAGGATATATTGTGGCTTGTGTAGATGGAAGAGGGACAGGTTTTAAAGGTGCTGAGTTCAAAAAAATGACCCAAAAAGAATTAGGAAAATACGAAGTGGAAGACCAAATTGATGCTGCCAAAGTTATTGGAAATTATCCTTACGTTGATAAATCTAGAATTGGAATCTTTGGTTGGTCTTACGGAGGATTTATGGCGTCCAACTGTATTTTCCAAGGAGCAGATGTATTTAAAATGGCAATTGCGGTAGCTCCAGTAACCAACTGGCGTTTTTACGATAGCATTTATACAGAAAGATACATGCAAACACCACAAGAAAATGCAAGTGGTTACGATAATAATTCCCCAATAAATCATGTAGATAAATTGAAAGGTAAATTCTTGTTGATACACGGATCTGGTGATGATAATGTACATGTGCAAAATTCTATGCAAATGATGGAGGCTTTAATTCAAGCAAACAAGCAATTTGATTCTCAAATTTATCCAGATAAAAACCACGGTATTTATGGTGGAAAAACCAGAATTCAACTGTATACCAAAATGACTAACTTTATCAAAGAGAATTTATAA
- a CDS encoding peptide MFS transporter: MTEIQTKTAHPKGLWVLFGTEMWERFNFYGMRTLLVLFLVNSLMMKEEDASLIYGGFLGLCYLTPMLGGFISDRFFGNRNCIMLGGLMMAVGQLLLFTSASVFGENLGLATTIMYSGLGVIIFGNGFFKPNISSMVGSLYPKQEKSKLDTAFTIFYMGINLGAFLGQFICPLIGDVKSVGGVRDIHAFKWGFLAAAIAMLLGTLVFYFLKNKYVVTPEGKPLGGLPSKNVSSDYEEGEAQSAVFTHKSLIVSVIAFVGLFLLFHFSVDGENVVKTIIYPIIYASGITLAGLILSDSSLTKVERDRIIVIYIISFFIIFFWAAFEQAGSSLTFIADNQTDRNFFGWPMPASMVQIFNGLFVVALAVPFSMLWDKLRANDKEPISPVKLALGLLLITVSFFMIATQVKDLGTSGLLAIKWLILLYLLNTCAELCLSPIGLSLVGKLSPKRFSSLLYGVFFLSNASGYALAGTLGSILPATGDKFNKAKELGIDLQAVLDKKITLTTEQIQLLDTNQIMDHNPIFAGFEIHNLFEFFMVFVILTGLAALILFALTPFLKKMMHGVR; this comes from the coding sequence ATGACAGAAATTCAAACAAAAACAGCACATCCAAAAGGACTTTGGGTGCTATTTGGAACCGAAATGTGGGAACGTTTCAACTTTTATGGAATGCGAACTTTATTGGTTCTTTTTCTTGTAAATTCCTTAATGATGAAAGAAGAAGATGCTTCCTTAATTTATGGAGGTTTTCTAGGTCTTTGTTATTTGACTCCAATGCTTGGAGGTTTTATTTCAGATCGTTTTTTTGGAAATAGAAATTGTATTATGCTCGGTGGATTGATGATGGCTGTTGGGCAATTATTGTTATTTACCAGCGCAAGTGTCTTTGGAGAAAATCTTGGTTTAGCAACAACCATTATGTATTCTGGACTAGGAGTTATTATTTTTGGAAACGGATTTTTCAAACCTAATATTTCGAGTATGGTAGGTAGTTTGTATCCAAAACAGGAAAAAAGCAAATTGGATACTGCCTTTACTATTTTCTATATGGGAATTAATTTAGGGGCTTTCTTGGGTCAATTCATTTGTCCTTTGATTGGAGATGTTAAAAGCGTAGGTGGAGTCCGAGATATTCACGCTTTTAAATGGGGATTCCTTGCTGCTGCAATCGCGATGCTCCTTGGAACTTTGGTGTTTTACTTTTTGAAAAATAAATATGTGGTTACTCCAGAAGGGAAACCATTAGGGGGATTGCCTTCTAAAAATGTGTCTTCAGATTACGAAGAAGGAGAGGCTCAAAGCGCTGTTTTCACTCATAAATCTTTAATAGTATCAGTAATTGCTTTTGTTGGTTTGTTTTTATTGTTCCATTTTTCTGTAGATGGTGAAAATGTAGTTAAAACGATTATTTATCCAATAATTTACGCAAGTGGTATTACATTGGCAGGTTTGATTTTGTCGGACAGTTCATTGACAAAAGTAGAAAGAGACAGAATTATTGTAATTTATATAATTTCCTTCTTTATTATATTCTTCTGGGCTGCTTTTGAACAAGCAGGTTCATCATTGACTTTTATTGCCGATAACCAAACTGACAGGAACTTTTTCGGTTGGCCAATGCCGGCTTCTATGGTGCAAATTTTCAACGGATTATTCGTTGTTGCTTTAGCGGTTCCATTCAGTATGTTGTGGGATAAATTAAGAGCGAATGATAAAGAACCTATTTCTCCAGTAAAATTAGCTTTGGGATTATTATTAATTACGGTGAGTTTCTTTATGATTGCTACTCAAGTAAAAGATCTTGGAACTTCTGGGTTGTTGGCTATTAAATGGTTAATCCTATTATATTTATTGAATACTTGTGCAGAATTATGTTTATCACCAATCGGTTTGTCATTGGTTGGAAAATTATCCCCAAAACGTTTCTCTTCTTTATTATATGGAGTGTTTTTCTTGTCTAATGCATCAGGATATGCCTTAGCTGGAACTTTGGGTTCTATATTGCCAGCAACTGGAGATAAATTCAATAAAGCAAAAGAATTAGGAATAGATTTGCAGGCAGTATTGGATAAAAAAATAACACTAACAACAGAACAAATTCAATTATTGGATACGAATCAAATCATGGATCATAATCCAATTTTTGCAGGTTTTGAAATTCATAATTTATTCGAATTCTTTATGGTATTTGTTATTTTGACAGGACTTGCAGCGTTAATTTTATTCGCACTAACTCCATTTTTGAAAAAAATGATGCACGGTGTTCGATAA
- a CDS encoding peptide MFS transporter → MEQNLSLEQIQNFKGKYPKQLWYLFFSEMWERFCFYGMRGMLVVFMVGQLGMNDRIANLQYGATQAWVYAFTFIGGLFADKILGLRKSLFWGGILMIVGSVILSIDPKSYFFIGIGFTIVGTGFFKPNISSMVGQLYKEGDPRRDAGFSFFYMGVNLGALIGGYICIAVAEGSMWQSMVPEHLRWNVGFGFAAIVMIISLLTFTQTQKSLGTIGLSPLADIEASKRKKSEVLTYVGSLLIIPVIIIMVANTVYTDYFMMFIGPASILYLLYEMKNFSAAENKKLFAALVFIIFSIFFWAFFEQSGGSLSLFAVNNLNNTILGVKLSPNGVNNSANSFFVIGFAALVGLVWLWMAKRKIEPNTVIKFGLAFLFLAAGFWIFYYTKFFAGADGRTSLGLFTFGWFIITFGELCLSPIGMSAMTKLSPLKTQAVIMGMWFLASAYGQYFAGLLGANIAEASEHATNLEKLNVYADGYKQLGIYALIAGIVLIVISPLVKKLMQEVK, encoded by the coding sequence ATGGAACAAAATTTAAGTTTAGAGCAAATACAAAATTTTAAAGGAAAATATCCCAAACAATTGTGGTATTTGTTTTTTAGCGAAATGTGGGAGCGTTTTTGTTTCTACGGAATGCGAGGAATGTTGGTTGTATTTATGGTGGGTCAATTGGGGATGAACGATAGAATTGCCAACTTGCAATATGGAGCTACTCAAGCATGGGTGTATGCATTTACATTTATCGGTGGTTTGTTTGCCGATAAGATTTTAGGCCTACGAAAATCGCTGTTCTGGGGTGGAATTTTAATGATAGTCGGTAGCGTTATTTTATCAATCGATCCCAAAAGTTACTTTTTTATAGGTATTGGATTTACGATTGTGGGAACAGGTTTTTTCAAACCCAATATTTCATCCATGGTCGGACAATTGTACAAAGAAGGTGATCCCAGACGGGATGCCGGTTTTTCGTTTTTTTATATGGGAGTGAATCTTGGTGCATTAATTGGAGGATATATTTGTATTGCAGTTGCTGAGGGGTCCATGTGGCAATCTATGGTTCCGGAACATCTGCGTTGGAATGTTGGTTTTGGTTTTGCTGCAATTGTAATGATTATTAGTCTTTTGACTTTTACACAAACGCAAAAATCCTTAGGTACAATAGGTCTTTCTCCATTAGCTGATATCGAAGCTTCTAAACGAAAAAAATCGGAAGTATTAACGTATGTTGGTTCCTTGTTGATTATTCCTGTAATTATCATCATGGTTGCCAATACGGTTTATACAGATTATTTTATGATGTTTATCGGGCCTGCTTCAATTTTGTATTTATTGTATGAAATGAAAAACTTTTCAGCAGCCGAAAACAAGAAATTATTTGCTGCTTTGGTTTTCATCATATTTTCCATTTTCTTTTGGGCGTTTTTTGAACAAAGCGGAGGTTCATTGAGTCTTTTCGCCGTGAATAATCTTAACAATACTATTCTTGGGGTAAAATTAAGTCCAAATGGGGTAAATAATTCTGCGAATTCTTTCTTTGTAATTGGTTTTGCTGCCTTGGTAGGATTGGTTTGGTTGTGGATGGCTAAAAGAAAAATTGAACCTAATACGGTTATTAAATTTGGTTTGGCATTTTTGTTTCTAGCTGCCGGTTTTTGGATTTTTTATTACACTAAATTTTTCGCAGGAGCAGATGGTAGAACATCTTTGGGATTGTTTACTTTCGGTTGGTTCATTATCACTTTTGGGGAACTATGTTTATCACCAATTGGAATGTCTGCCATGACAAAATTGTCTCCTTTGAAAACCCAGGCGGTTATCATGGGAATGTGGTTTCTGGCCAGTGCTTACGGCCAATATTTTGCAGGACTATTAGGTGCCAATATTGCAGAAGCATCAGAGCATGCTACCAATCTTGAAAAATTAAATGTATATGCAGATGGGTATAAACAATTGGGTATTTATGCTTTGATTGCTGGGATAGTTTTAATAGTTATTTCTCCGTTAGTTAAGAAATTAATGCAAGAAGTAAAGTAG